One window of Globicephala melas chromosome 2, mGloMel1.2, whole genome shotgun sequence genomic DNA carries:
- the ZNF410 gene encoding zinc finger protein 410 isoform X1 — protein MLSDELESKPELLVQFVQNTSIPLGQGLVESEAKDITCLSLLPVTEASECSRLMLPDDTPNHTNSSKEVPSSAVLRSLQVNVGPDGEETRAQTVQKSPEFLSTPESPSLLQDLQPSDSTSFILLNLTRAGLGSSAEHLVFVQDEAEDSGNDFLSSESTDSSIPWFLRVQELAHDSLIAATRAQLAKNAKTSSNGENVHLGSGDGQPKDSGPLPQMEKKLKCTVEGCDRTFVWPAHFKYHLKTHRNDRSFICPAAGCGKSFYVLQRLKVHMRTHNGEKPFMCPESNCGKQFTTAGNLKNHLRIHTGEKPFLCEAQGCGRSFAEYSSLRKHLVVHSGEKPHQCQVCGKTFSQSGSRNVHMRKHHLQMGAAGSQEQEQTAEPLMGSSLLEEASVTSKNLVSMNSQPSLGGESLNLPNTNSILGVDDEVLAEGSPRPLSSVPDVTHHLVTMQSGRQSYEVSVLTAVNPQELLNQGDLTEGRT, from the exons ATGTTATCAGATGAGTTAGAATCCAAACCAGAG cTGCTGGTACAGTTTGTTCAGAATACGTCCATCCCACTAGGACAGGGGCTAGTAGAATCAGAAGCTAAAGACATTACTTGCTTGTCCCTCCTTCCAGTGACTGAGGCCTCAGAATGCAGTCGGCTAATGTTACCAG ATGATACTCCAAATCATACTAACTCCTCCAAGGAGGTTCCTTCCTCGGCTGTGTTGAGAAGCCTTCAGGTGAATGTGGGTCCAGACGGAGAAGAGACGAGGGCTCAGACCGTACAGAAGTCTCCGGAGTTTTTGTCCACTCCAGAGTCTCCTAGCTTGTTGCAAGATCTACAGCCAAGTGATAGcacttcttttattcttcttaacCTAACAAGAGCAG GTCTGGGCTCTTCAGCCGAACACTTAGTATTTGTACAAGATGAGGCAGAGGATTCAGGGAATGATTTCCTCTCCAGTGAGAGCACAGACAGTAGCATTCCATGGTTCCTCCGGGTTCAGGAGTTGGCCCATGACAGTTTGATTGCTGCTACTCGTGCACAACTGGCAAAGAATGCGAAAACCAGCAGCAATG GAGAAAATGTCCACCTTGGTTCTGGTGATGGGCAACCGAAAGATTCTGGGCCCCTTCCTCAAATGGAGAAGAAGCTCAAGTGTACAGTTGAAGGCTGTGACCGGACATTTGTGTGGCCAGCTCACTTTAAGTACCACCTCAAAACTCATCG aaacgACCGCTCCTTTATCTGCCCTGCAGCAGGTTGTGGGAAAAGCTTCTATGTACTGCAGAGGCTGAAGGTGCACATGAGGACCCACAATGGGGAGAAGCCCTTTATGTGCCCCGAGTCTAACTGTGGTAAGCAGTTCACTACAGCTGGAAACCTGAAGAACCACCTGCGCATCCACACAG gaGAGAAGCCTTTCCTTTGTGAAGCCCAAGGATGTGGCCGTTCCTTTGCTGAGTATTCTAGTCTTCGAAAACATTTGGTCGTTCACTCAG GAGAGAAGCCACATCAGTGTCAAGTCTGTGGGAAGACCTTCTCTCAGAGTGGGAGCAGGAATGTGCACATGAGAAAGCATCACTTGCAGATGGGAGCAGCTGGGAGTCAAGAGCAGGAACAGACTG CTGAGCCACTAATGGGCAGTAGTTTGCTTGAAGAGGCTTCAGTAACCAGTAAAAACCTGGTGTCTATGAATTCTCAGCCCAGCCTTGGTGGAGAGTCCTTGAACCTACCAAATACCAATTCTATCCTAGGAGTTGATGATG AGGTGCTTGCTGAAGGATCCCCACGTCCTCTGTCTTCAGTGCCTGATGTGACGCATCATTTGGTGACCATGCAGTCAGGGAGGCAGTCATATGAGGTGTCTGTCTTAACTGCCGTAAATCCACAGGAG TTACTAAACCAAGGAGATTTAACTGAAGGACGGACATGA
- the ZNF410 gene encoding zinc finger protein 410 isoform X2 translates to MLSDELESKPELLVQFVQNTSIPLGQGLVESEAKDITCLSLLPVTEASECSRLMLPDDTPNHTNSSKEVPSSAVLRSLQVNVGPDGEETRAQTVQKSPEFLSTPESPSLLQDLQPSDSTSFILLNLTRAGLGSSAEHLVFVQDEAEDSGNDFLSSESTDSSIPWFLRVQELAHDSLIAATRAQLAKNAKTSSNGENVHLGSGDGQPKDSGPLPQMEKKLKCTVEGCDRTFVWPAHFKYHLKTHRNDRSFICPAAGCGKSFYVLQRLKVHMRTHNGEKPFMCPESNCGEKPFLCEAQGCGRSFAEYSSLRKHLVVHSGEKPHQCQVCGKTFSQSGSRNVHMRKHHLQMGAAGSQEQEQTAEPLMGSSLLEEASVTSKNLVSMNSQPSLGGESLNLPNTNSILGVDDEVLAEGSPRPLSSVPDVTHHLVTMQSGRQSYEVSVLTAVNPQELLNQGDLTEGRT, encoded by the exons ATGTTATCAGATGAGTTAGAATCCAAACCAGAG cTGCTGGTACAGTTTGTTCAGAATACGTCCATCCCACTAGGACAGGGGCTAGTAGAATCAGAAGCTAAAGACATTACTTGCTTGTCCCTCCTTCCAGTGACTGAGGCCTCAGAATGCAGTCGGCTAATGTTACCAG ATGATACTCCAAATCATACTAACTCCTCCAAGGAGGTTCCTTCCTCGGCTGTGTTGAGAAGCCTTCAGGTGAATGTGGGTCCAGACGGAGAAGAGACGAGGGCTCAGACCGTACAGAAGTCTCCGGAGTTTTTGTCCACTCCAGAGTCTCCTAGCTTGTTGCAAGATCTACAGCCAAGTGATAGcacttcttttattcttcttaacCTAACAAGAGCAG GTCTGGGCTCTTCAGCCGAACACTTAGTATTTGTACAAGATGAGGCAGAGGATTCAGGGAATGATTTCCTCTCCAGTGAGAGCACAGACAGTAGCATTCCATGGTTCCTCCGGGTTCAGGAGTTGGCCCATGACAGTTTGATTGCTGCTACTCGTGCACAACTGGCAAAGAATGCGAAAACCAGCAGCAATG GAGAAAATGTCCACCTTGGTTCTGGTGATGGGCAACCGAAAGATTCTGGGCCCCTTCCTCAAATGGAGAAGAAGCTCAAGTGTACAGTTGAAGGCTGTGACCGGACATTTGTGTGGCCAGCTCACTTTAAGTACCACCTCAAAACTCATCG aaacgACCGCTCCTTTATCTGCCCTGCAGCAGGTTGTGGGAAAAGCTTCTATGTACTGCAGAGGCTGAAGGTGCACATGAGGACCCACAATGGGGAGAAGCCCTTTATGTGCCCCGAGTCTAACTGTG gaGAGAAGCCTTTCCTTTGTGAAGCCCAAGGATGTGGCCGTTCCTTTGCTGAGTATTCTAGTCTTCGAAAACATTTGGTCGTTCACTCAG GAGAGAAGCCACATCAGTGTCAAGTCTGTGGGAAGACCTTCTCTCAGAGTGGGAGCAGGAATGTGCACATGAGAAAGCATCACTTGCAGATGGGAGCAGCTGGGAGTCAAGAGCAGGAACAGACTG CTGAGCCACTAATGGGCAGTAGTTTGCTTGAAGAGGCTTCAGTAACCAGTAAAAACCTGGTGTCTATGAATTCTCAGCCCAGCCTTGGTGGAGAGTCCTTGAACCTACCAAATACCAATTCTATCCTAGGAGTTGATGATG AGGTGCTTGCTGAAGGATCCCCACGTCCTCTGTCTTCAGTGCCTGATGTGACGCATCATTTGGTGACCATGCAGTCAGGGAGGCAGTCATATGAGGTGTCTGTCTTAACTGCCGTAAATCCACAGGAG TTACTAAACCAAGGAGATTTAACTGAAGGACGGACATGA